The DNA window TGCTCAAGCTCTTCTTAAGCTAATAGATAAATATGGTACGGAGATAGAGGATGGAGCTATGGAATTAACTTTAAATCTTACTAGAGAAGAGCTGGCTGGATTGGTGGGGACATCTAGAGAGACTGTAAGTAGGGCAATAAGTCAATTTAGTAAAGAAAAGGCTATAAAAATAATTGGACGAAGGATAATTATTCTTGATAAAAATAAACTAAGTAAATGGTTGAATCAATAATCCATATATTGGAGTGTTAAATCAACTAGCAGATATATTAGTTTATCTTTATTCTCTTTTTAGCGTATAATGAATATATAGCGTTATTAAACAACCTAGTATTTATAACATAAAAGGAGGTGCTTTCATTATATGCTAAAAGACATAGTTACAGATTTTAAAGAATTCATTGATTTCTTTGCAATGAAGTATAAATACGATAATAGAGGGATTCTGAAAAAATTCAAACTAAGAAGTGGTCTGAATAAGCAACTAAGTGAAGAGGAGTGGTATGAACTATTTATTATTAAATCGGCTTTGAATCATTGTGCAAAGTTTTTACTAATAAAGTATTATGAGGATAATGAGAAAATAGCTAGTAAAATAAATAAAAAAGGCTTAGATAAATGGAGAAATCTAGTATCTAATATAGAGCAACAGTTGGGTATATTATATGAGATTGCAGAAAAAGACTGTGGAAGGATAGATTGTTTAAAATTTGCATTTAATGAAAGTGAATTTGATTTATATAAAATTGATGACGAACTAGCAACTTATATTATTGATAAATCTATTAATTATGATTTAAGTGGATATCCTGATAATATAATATATCAAATATTTACGCCTTTATATTATGATGAAAAAAGAACAAGTATGAATCTACAATTATTTTACAAGCCTGCTAATGCAATAGAATATGTATTATCCCTAAATGCTTAAAAAGAAAACCTTCATGGAAGGAGCACTGAAAAAGTCTTTTTTGTCATACTGAGTCCTAGCAAAGAATCTGTTAAATATTGAAAACATACATCTTTAGCTAAGGTGCAGAGTGACATGTAGAATTCAAACTTTTTCAGTGATCTCCATTTAAAGGTTTTCTTCTTAATAGTCATCCTCATATAAATCATCTTCACCATAATCTTCATCTTCTTCGTATAATTCCTCATCTTCAAAATCTTCATCATAGTCTTCACTTAGGTAGTTTATATAAGTGCTTTCAATGGAATCATCATTTTCGCCACTTTGAATTTTATCAATTTTGTCCCTAATATAGTTACTAATATCGTATAGGGCTTCATTATCAAATATTTCTGCGACTTCATCTAAAACTTCAACTATTACATCTACAATATTAGATAAACCAAATATGAAATCTTCTTCATCCTCAAACTCTTTTTCTGAAGTAATATTAGATATAATATCTAATGCTACTTCAACATTATCGAAGCTACTATAATAAATTTCATCATAGAGCTTGTTTAATTCATTCAATTCGATTTTTAATCTACTCATAAAAAACCTCCTATAAATTTAATAGCTACAAAAAAATGTAAAAATAATAAATTTTTTGTAATACACTTACTTAAAACTTGAAATAATATTAAGGTCTTTTTAAAATAAGTATGAAGGAAAAATTAAATAAATGACAAAATGAACTGCTATTAAATTCTAAATATAATAAATTTTACTCAAAAGAAAGGAAGATTTCAACAATTATCATGATACAAAATACGAGGTAATTCCCTATAAATCATGATTTTTAACAACTTTTCTATGTTATAATACAGTGGGAGGTAGTATTTTATGAAGAAATTTGAGTATAAAATAGAAAATATAAAAGCCTTTGGTGTAACATCATTAGTATTGACGAAAGAGCATGAAAAGAAGTTTAATGCATTAGGAGCAGAAGGATGGGAGCTAGTAAGCTTAAAGTCACTAAACAATCCAAGAAATTTAATTGTGGTGTTCAAAAGGGAAATAATAGAAGGCTAAGTATAATTGAAAATGGGGGAATAGTATGGATACTAATGAAATTAAGGAAATTGCTTTAAGAGTTAAAGACAATATTCAAAAAGTAATAGTAGGGAAAGATGATGTTATTGACCTAATGCTTACTTCTATAATATGCTCGGGTCATGTATTGCTAGAGGATGTACCAGGCTTAGGTAAAACAATGCTGGCAAAATCCTTGGCGAGATCTATAAATTGCGATTTTAAAAGAATACAATTTACTCCTGATTTATTGCCATCAGATATTTTAGGCATTAACTATTACAATCAAAAAACAGGTGAATTTCAATTAAAAGAAGGCCCTATAATGAGCCAAATTGTTTTAGCAGATGAAATCAACAGAGCTACACCACGAACTCAATCCAGCCTATTGGAAGCCATGGAGGAGCATCAAGTTAGCATAGATGGAATAACATACAAACTAAAGGAGCCTTTCTTTGTAATAGCTACTCAGAACCCAATAGAAATTTCAGGTACATTTCCCCTTCCAGAAGCGCAGCTAGATAGATTTTTTATGAAGTTGTCTATGGGATACCCTAAAATTGAAGAAGAGTTTGAGATATTAATAAGATTTAAAGAGAGTAATCCAATAAATGAAATTGAAGCCGTAGTTTCCTCTGATGAGCTTAGGAAGGCTAGAGAGCATTATTCAAATGTTTATGTAGATGATGATATAATAGAGTATATTTTAAAAATAGTTAATGCTACACGTGTAAATGATGAAATAGAGCTTGGAATAAGTCCACGGGGTAGTTTAGCCTTATTTAAAGCTTCACAAGCATATGCAGCTATAAATGGTAGAGATTATGTATTACCAGATGATGTAAAATTTCTTATTAAACCTATTTTTGTCCATAGACTTATATTGAATTCTAATTCACAGATTAAAGGTAGAAATACAGATGATGTGTTAGATCAAATCATTTATAAAATCAATACTCCTGTAGAGAAAATTTGAAGCCATTAGGGGTTGAATTATTATGGGTATAGTTATAACTATATTTTTACTCCTTGTGACTATGTTCTATATTTCAAATAGATGGGAAAACATAGCGTTAAGGAAACTAGAATATAAGAGATATCTTGATAAGGAAAGAGTTTTTGTTGGAGAGCCAGTTAGATTGACAACTGAAATAACAAACGACAAGCTTTTAATACTTCCTTGGATAGAGATAAATGCTGATATTCCTAAAGAAATTGATTTCAAAGATCAAAGAGTAATGGAGTATAATAGCAAAAGTGAAAAAATATATAAAGTAGTAACATCATTGATAAGTTATCAGAGAATTAAAAAACACAATATTATTTATTGTACAAAACGAGGATATTATTCATTTCGAGATATAGAAATGTCAGTAGGAGACTTGTTTGGTTTTGCTACTGCCGTAAAAGAAATTCACTATCCTATGAAGCTCATTGTATATCCAGAAGTCAAACCGCTTAATATGCTAATAATGCCATTTAAGAGTATACAAGGCCAAGTATCAGTTAGACGCTGGATAATCCCAGATAATATAGCTGTAATTGGAGCAAGGGAATATACGCCCTATGATAGCTTTAATACTATTGATTGGAAGGCTACAGCTAGAACAAATAAATTTCATGTGAAAAGGCTTGATTATACAGCCGATCTCTCTGCTATTATATTTTTGAATGTGCAGACTAGCGACATTTACTGGCAGAATGTAAATACTGATTTGATAGAAAAAGGAATAGACGTTGCAGCATCAATTACAGATAGAGCAATTGATGAAAAAGTAGATATAGGATATTCGTCAAATGCGTTTTTCTATGGGGATAAAAACGATATTTTTATTAAGCCTAAAAACGGAAGAAATCAAAAAATGTTTATTTTTGATGCATTAGCAAAAACATCTTATTTACCTGTAGATAGCTTTGATGTGTTTCTAAATGAGAGTATAAGATTTATAGATAAAAATAATGTAATAATACTGATTACAGCTCATATTTCTAGTGATTTAGTAGGAACAATAAAGAAGCTAACAAAAATTGACTATTGTATAAAGCTTATACTACTAGATAATAAAATAAGGATAGAAGGATTGCCTAAAGAAGTAGAAGTTATCTATAGCTATGAATTTAATAATAATTAAAGGCAAGAAGGTGAGCAAATGTGCACTAGGCTTAACAATATATTTAATATAATAATCAAAGGAATATCAGAAACTGCAATAGTCTCTATTTCTGGTATAATTTTTATTTTTCTTTTTGCAGAAGTTGATAGCCATATATTAATCAATAGAA is part of the Proteiniborus sp. MB09-C3 genome and encodes:
- a CDS encoding DUF4177 domain-containing protein, which gives rise to MKKFEYKIENIKAFGVTSLVLTKEHEKKFNALGAEGWELVSLKSLNNPRNLIVVFKREIIEG
- a CDS encoding MoxR family ATPase, which gives rise to MDTNEIKEIALRVKDNIQKVIVGKDDVIDLMLTSIICSGHVLLEDVPGLGKTMLAKSLARSINCDFKRIQFTPDLLPSDILGINYYNQKTGEFQLKEGPIMSQIVLADEINRATPRTQSSLLEAMEEHQVSIDGITYKLKEPFFVIATQNPIEISGTFPLPEAQLDRFFMKLSMGYPKIEEEFEILIRFKESNPINEIEAVVSSDELRKAREHYSNVYVDDDIIEYILKIVNATRVNDEIELGISPRGSLALFKASQAYAAINGRDYVLPDDVKFLIKPIFVHRLILNSNSQIKGRNTDDVLDQIIYKINTPVEKI
- a CDS encoding DUF58 domain-containing protein, with translation MGIVITIFLLLVTMFYISNRWENIALRKLEYKRYLDKERVFVGEPVRLTTEITNDKLLILPWIEINADIPKEIDFKDQRVMEYNSKSEKIYKVVTSLISYQRIKKHNIIYCTKRGYYSFRDIEMSVGDLFGFATAVKEIHYPMKLIVYPEVKPLNMLIMPFKSIQGQVSVRRWIIPDNIAVIGAREYTPYDSFNTIDWKATARTNKFHVKRLDYTADLSAIIFLNVQTSDIYWQNVNTDLIEKGIDVAASITDRAIDEKVDIGYSSNAFFYGDKNDIFIKPKNGRNQKMFIFDALAKTSYLPVDSFDVFLNESIRFIDKNNVIILITAHISSDLVGTIKKLTKIDYCIKLILLDNKIRIEGLPKEVEVIYSYEFNNN